The following coding sequences lie in one Candidatus Rokuibacteriota bacterium genomic window:
- the glgX gene encoding glycogen debranching protein GlgX, with product MAAAPFRTRPGRPYPLGATWDGSGVNFALFSEHATAVELCLFDAANPAREVRRIAVTERSDQIWHVYLPEARPGLLYGYRVHGPYAPAVGHRFNPAKVLLDPYAKAVAGSVSWDDALFGYRPDEAETSATPDPRDSAAFVPKCVVVESAFSWGDDRLLRTPWHKTVIYEVHVKGFTARHPQVPPELRGTYAGLASPPALEHLQRLGVTAVELLPVHHSVAEERLVDRGLTNYWGYNSIGYLAPDSRFASTGARGEQVAEFKTMVKRLHQAGIEVILDVVYNHTAEGDHRGPTLCFRGIDNAAYYRVETGDRRRYRDYTGCGNTLNLTHPCSLQLLMDSLRYWVLDMHVDGFRFDLASALARELHDVNRLSSFFDVIHQDPIISQVKLIAEPWDLGEGGYQVGNFPVGWAEWNGKYRDSVRRFWRGDGGQVAELASRLSGSSDLYQTSDRAPNSSINFVTCHDGFTLEDLVSYEAKHNEANLEEGRDGTDANWSANWGAEGPTGAVDVLALRDRIKRNFLATLLFSQGVPMILAGDEIGRTQGGNNNAYCQDNETSWVDWQLTPEKEDLLRSTIQLLAIRR from the coding sequence ATGGCCGCCGCGCCCTTCCGCACCCGCCCGGGGCGTCCCTACCCGCTGGGCGCCACCTGGGACGGATCTGGCGTCAACTTCGCGCTCTTCAGCGAGCACGCGACGGCGGTCGAGCTCTGCCTCTTCGACGCGGCGAACCCCGCGCGCGAGGTCCGGCGGATCGCCGTCACCGAGCGCAGCGACCAGATCTGGCACGTCTATCTGCCCGAAGCGCGCCCGGGGCTGCTCTACGGCTACCGCGTCCACGGCCCCTACGCGCCCGCCGTCGGGCACCGCTTCAATCCGGCCAAGGTCCTGCTCGATCCCTACGCGAAGGCCGTAGCCGGCAGCGTCAGCTGGGACGACGCGCTCTTCGGCTACCGCCCCGACGAGGCGGAGACGAGCGCGACGCCCGACCCGCGCGACAGCGCGGCCTTCGTCCCCAAGTGCGTCGTCGTCGAGTCGGCCTTCTCCTGGGGTGACGACAGGCTGCTCCGCACGCCGTGGCACAAGACGGTCATCTACGAAGTCCACGTCAAGGGCTTCACCGCGCGGCACCCGCAGGTGCCGCCGGAGCTCCGCGGCACGTACGCGGGGCTCGCCTCGCCGCCGGCGCTGGAGCATCTCCAGCGGCTGGGCGTGACGGCCGTCGAGCTCCTGCCCGTCCACCACTCGGTGGCGGAGGAGCGCCTCGTCGACCGCGGGCTCACGAACTACTGGGGCTACAACTCGATCGGCTATCTGGCGCCGGATTCGCGATTTGCCTCCACCGGCGCCCGGGGCGAGCAGGTCGCCGAGTTCAAGACCATGGTCAAGCGCCTGCACCAGGCGGGCATCGAGGTCATCCTCGACGTGGTCTACAACCACACGGCCGAGGGCGACCATCGCGGGCCCACGCTCTGCTTCCGCGGCATCGACAACGCCGCGTACTACCGCGTCGAGACGGGCGACCGCCGCCGCTACCGCGACTACACCGGCTGCGGCAATACGCTGAACCTGACGCACCCGTGCTCGCTCCAGCTCCTGATGGACAGCCTGCGCTACTGGGTGCTCGACATGCACGTGGACGGCTTCCGCTTCGACCTGGCCTCCGCGCTGGCCCGCGAGCTCCACGACGTGAACCGCCTCTCGTCCTTCTTCGACGTCATCCACCAGGACCCGATCATCTCGCAGGTGAAGCTGATCGCGGAACCGTGGGACCTCGGCGAGGGCGGCTACCAGGTCGGGAACTTCCCGGTCGGCTGGGCGGAATGGAACGGGAAGTACCGGGACTCGGTGCGCCGCTTCTGGCGCGGCGACGGCGGACAGGTCGCCGAGCTCGCCTCGCGCCTTTCCGGCTCGAGCGACCTCTACCAGACGAGCGATCGCGCGCCGAACTCGAGCATCAACTTCGTCACCTGCCACGACGGCTTCACGCTCGAGGATCTGGTGAGCTACGAGGCGAAGCACAACGAGGCGAATCTCGAGGAAGGCCGCGACGGCACCGACGCGAACTGGAGCGCGAACTGGGGCGCGGAGGGGCCGACCGGCGCGGTCGATGTGCTCGCGTTGCGCGACCGCATCAAACGCAACTTTCTCGCTACCCTGCTGTTCTCGCAGGGGGTGCCGATGATCCTGGCCGGCGACGAGATCGGACGCACCCAGGGCGGTAACAACAACGCGTACTGCCAGGACAACGAGACGAGCTGGGTCGATTGGCAACTCACGCCGGAGAAGGAAGATCTGCTCCGCTCCACGATTCAGCTGCTGGCGATCCGACGT